GCCGGAACCGGGTTGCATCTTATTACCGACGGGTAGCATCATCGTACCTACTTGTTGGTACCTGAACCAGATGCGAGGAGCCAGTGCCTCGCCGAGTCCTTTACGGAGCCGTCGCCATGGGGCACTACAAGTCCAATCTCCGCGACATCGAGTTCAACCTCTTCGAAGTACTGGGGCGCGACAAGGTGTACGGCACCGGGCCCTTCGAGGAGATGGACACCGAGACCGCCAGGAGCGTCCTGGAGGAGCTGACCCGCCTCTCGGAGAACGAGCTGGCCGCGTCCTTCGCCGACGCCGACCGCAACCCGCCGGTCTTCGACCCGGAGACCAACACCGCGCCGGTCCCCGCGTCCTTCAAGAAGAGCTACCAGGCGTTCATGGACTCCGAGTACTGGCGCCTCGGCCTGCCCGAGGAGATCGGCGGCACCACCTCGCCCCGCTCCCTCATCTGGGCCTACGCGGAGCTGATCCTGGGCGCCAACCCGGCCGTGTGGATGTACTCCTCCGGCCCCGCGTTCGCCGGCATCCTCTTCGAGGAGGGCAACGAGGTCCAGAAGCACGTCGCCAGGATCGCCGTGGACAGGCAGTGGGGCTCCACGATGGTCCTCACCGAGCCGGACGCCGGCTCGGACGTCGGCGCCGGCCGCACCAGGGCCGTGCAGCAGGAGGACGGCTCCTGGCACATCGAGGGCGTCAAGCGCTTCATCACCTCGGGCGAGCACGACATGTCGGAGAACATCCTCCACTACGTGCTCGCGCGTCCCGAGGGCGCCGGCCCCGGCACCAAGGGCCTGTCGCTCTTCCTCGTCCCGAAGTACCTCTTCGACTTCGAGACCGGCGAGCTGGGCGAGCGCAACGGCGTCTACGCCACGAACGTCGAGCACAAGATGGGCCTGAAGGCCTCCAACACCTGCGAGATGACGTTCGGCGACAAGCACCCCGCCAAGGGCTGGCTGATCGGCGACAAGCACGACGGCATCCGCCAGATGTTCCGCATCATCGAGTTCGCCCGCATGATGGTCGGCACGAAGGCGATCTCCACGCTCTCCACCGGCTACCTCAACGCGCTGGAGTACGCCAAGGAGCGCGTCCAGGGCCCGGACCTGGCCGACTTCATGGACAAGACCGCGCCCAAGGTCACCATCACCCACCACCCCGACGTGCGCCGCTCGCTGATGACGCAGAAGGCGTACGCGGAGGGCATGCGCGCCCTGGTGATGTACACCGCCTCGGTCCAGGACGAGATCCAGGTCAAGGAGGCCAACGGCGAGGACGCCTCCGCCGAGCACGCCCTGAACGACCTGCTTCTGCCGATCGTCAAGGGCTACGGCTCCGAGAAGGCCTACGAGCAGCTCGCCCAGTCGCTGCAGACCTTCGGCGGCTCCGGCTTCCTGCAGGAGTACCCGATCGAGCAGTACATCCGCGACTCCAAGATCGACACCCTGTACGAGGGCACCACGGCCATCCAGGGCCAGGACTTCTTCTTCCGGAAGATCGTCCGCAACCAGGGCGCCGCGCTGAACTCCCTCGCCGAGGACATCAAGAAGTTCCTGGCCCTCGGCACCGGCGGCGAGGAGCTGGCGGGCGCCCGCGAGCAGCTGGCCAAGGCCGCCGTGGAGCTGGAGGCGGTCGTCGGCCTGATGCTGACCGACCTCGCGGCCACCGAGCAGGACGTGAAGAACATCTACAAGGTGGGCCTGAACACCACCCGCCTGCTGCTGGCCTCCGGGGACGTGGTCGTCGGCTACCTGCTGCTGAAGGGCGCCGCCATCGCCGCCGAGAAGCTCCAGACGGCCTCGGCGAAGGACAAGGCGTTCTACACCGGCAAGATCGCGGCGGCGAAGTTCTTCGCGGCCAACGTCCTGCCGGGCGTGACCCTGGCCCGCAAGGTCGCGGAGAACGTCGCGCTGGACCTGATGGAGCTGGACGAGGCCGCGTTCTGACCGGCTCCCGGACCCGCTCCGGGCCGGCCCCGCGGCCGGCGGACCGCACGACCACCGGATGACCGCGCGGGCCCGTTCCCCTCCACCGGGGACGGGCCCGCGCACGTCGTTAAGGTAAAGCCATGAGCGCACCAGTCCGCTTCGACCGCGGCCACACCGACGACCTGATGTCCTTCCTGACGGCGAGCCCGACGCCGTACCACGCCGTGGCGAACACCGCCGAGCGGCTGGAGAAGGCGGGCTTCCGGCAGGTCGCGGAGACGGACGCCTGGGATGGGTCGAGCGGTGGCAGGTACGTCCTGCGGGGCGGGGCGGTCGTCGCCTGGTACGTCCCCGAGGACGCGGCCCCGCACACGCCCTACCGGATCGTCGGCGCGCACACCGACTCGCCGAACCTGCGGGTCAAGCCGCGGCCGGACAGCGGCGCGCACGGCTGGCGGCAGGTCGCGGTGGAGGTCTACGGCGGCCCCCTGCTGAACTCCTGGCTCGACCGGGACCTGGGCCTGGCGGGCCGGCTGACCCTGCGCGACGGCAGCACGGTGCTGGTCGACGTGGCCCGGCCGCTGCTGCGGGTGCCCCAGCTCGCCATCCACCTGGACCGCAACGTGACCGCCGACGGGCTGAAGCTGGACAAGCAGCGCCACCTGCAGCCGGTGTGGGGCCTCGGCGACGACCTGCGCG
This is a stretch of genomic DNA from Streptomyces sp. TG1A-8. It encodes these proteins:
- a CDS encoding acyl-CoA dehydrogenase, with amino-acid sequence MGHYKSNLRDIEFNLFEVLGRDKVYGTGPFEEMDTETARSVLEELTRLSENELAASFADADRNPPVFDPETNTAPVPASFKKSYQAFMDSEYWRLGLPEEIGGTTSPRSLIWAYAELILGANPAVWMYSSGPAFAGILFEEGNEVQKHVARIAVDRQWGSTMVLTEPDAGSDVGAGRTRAVQQEDGSWHIEGVKRFITSGEHDMSENILHYVLARPEGAGPGTKGLSLFLVPKYLFDFETGELGERNGVYATNVEHKMGLKASNTCEMTFGDKHPAKGWLIGDKHDGIRQMFRIIEFARMMVGTKAISTLSTGYLNALEYAKERVQGPDLADFMDKTAPKVTITHHPDVRRSLMTQKAYAEGMRALVMYTASVQDEIQVKEANGEDASAEHALNDLLLPIVKGYGSEKAYEQLAQSLQTFGGSGFLQEYPIEQYIRDSKIDTLYEGTTAIQGQDFFFRKIVRNQGAALNSLAEDIKKFLALGTGGEELAGAREQLAKAAVELEAVVGLMLTDLAATEQDVKNIYKVGLNTTRLLLASGDVVVGYLLLKGAAIAAEKLQTASAKDKAFYTGKIAAAKFFAANVLPGVTLARKVAENVALDLMELDEAAF